Proteins encoded by one window of Aspergillus puulaauensis MK2 DNA, chromosome 4, nearly complete sequence:
- a CDS encoding uncharacterized protein (COG:T;~EggNog:ENOG410PNWH) yields MSINWVMLDERKGFVHLPNEKLLYTSPPRTSFALQPPPSSTGQDPLSLQSSAGKVYLTNQRVIYIPAQRTDELESFSAPLLNLHDTHVSSPFFGPNAWNAVVQPVPGGGIPSSLIAVHLKITFKEGGAFDFHGQFETIKERLQQAVEISHESGRGVSNVNMSGVHLEELPAYSAPQGGLTVNDEDVSRRELRQSPSEASGEPQEPPPDYEAVQQQSVANELEERLRRAS; encoded by the exons ATGTCGATCAA TTGGGTGATGCTCGACGAGCGTAAAGGCTTTGTCCATCTACCGAATGAGAAGTTGCTATACACATCTCCCCCTCGCACAAGCTTCGCCTTACAACCGCCTCCATCCTCTACCGGTCAAGACCCGTTATCACTACAGAGCAGTGCTGGCAAAGTCTACCTTACAAATCAACGG GTTATCTATATTCCAGCTCAACGAACAGATGAACTGGAGTCATTCTCAGCCCCTCTTCTCAATTTACACGACACCCATGTTTCGTCTCCATTCTTTGGGCCCAATGCATGGAATGCAGTTGTTCAGCCGGTACCAGGCGGTGGGATTCCCTCGTCGCTAATAGCGGTTCATTTGAAAATCACATTCAAAGAGGGAGGGGCGTTCGATTTTCACGGCCAGTTTGAGACGATCAAGGAGCGCCTCCAGCAAGCTGTTGAAATCTCCCATGAAAGTGGCCGAGGAGTTAGCAATGTCAACATGTCCGGTGTCCATCTAGAAGAACTACCCGCATATTCTGCTCCTCAGGGTGGCTTGACTGTTAACGATGAAGATGTCAGCCGACGAGAACTTCGCCAGAGCCCTTCAGAGGCCAGCGGCGAACCTCAAGAGCCGCCACCAGATTACGAAGCAGTGCAGCAACAGAGCGTCGCCAATGAACTGGAAGAGAGATTACGCCGGGCAAGCTGA
- a CDS encoding putative cell surface receptor/MFS transporter (FLVCR) (COG:U;~EggNog:ENOG410PJ5A;~InterPro:IPR011701,IPR036259;~PFAM:PF07690;~TransMembrane:12 (i27-45o65-87i94-113o119-139i160-180o192-210i238-257o277-296i303-323o335-355i367-386o406-426i);~go_function: GO:0022857 - transmembrane transporter activity [Evidence IEA];~go_process: GO:0055085 - transmembrane transport [Evidence IEA]) translates to MAPDAHETSTADLPPSGPVYKVYRRRFWGLAQLVLLNIIVSWDWLTFSAISTTAAEYYDVSESAINWMSTGYLFAFCVSSPVVIYTLNKGGPRPAIIVTSSLLLVGNWIRYAGAKAKGGIFGVSMFGQILIGLAQPFCLSAPTRYSDLWFSDRGRTSATAVATLANPLGAALGQLINSVWATKPSEVPDMVLWISIMATVASLPSFFIPAQPPTPPSASSAADRTPLLPAISQMLRTLEFWLVLIPFSVYVGFFNSVSSLLNQILSPYDFTETDAGIAGGILIVVGLISSAILSPITDRYKHYLGLIRTLVPIIAISYIALIFAPPSPAGIAPSYVIMAILGASSFGLLPVALEYLVEITYPFSPEIGSTICWTAGQLLGAVFILAQDALKAGPSGDPPLNMRNALIFSAVVASVAAPFPICIGLFGRDVSRRRLDFERGVNLDHAQAQAGHIESVRSGGGDNGVADAGIETRKSRFDLGVKLSWGKN, encoded by the exons ATGGCCCCCGATGCGCATGAAACCAGCACCGCTGACCTGCCCCCATCAGGCCCAGTCTATAAGGTCTACAGGCGGCGGTTCTGGGGATTGGCGCAGCTGGTCTTGCTGAACATTATAGTCAGCTGGGAT TGGTTGACGTTTTCCGCCATTTCAACGACCGCTGCGGAATATTACGACGTCTCCGAGAGCGCCATTAATTGGATGAGTACTGGATATCTATTTGCCTTCTGTGTTTCCAGTCC CGTTGTTATATACACTCTCAACAAAGGCGGCCCCAGGCCAGCCATTATTGtgacttcttctcttctccttgttggAAACTGGATCCGCTATGCAGGAGCCAAGGCAAAGGGGGGCATTTTTGGCGTTTCCATGTTCGGCCAGATCTTGATCGGCCTGGCACAGCCGTTCTGTCTCAGCGCGCCAACTAGATATAGCGATCTCTGGTTCTCAGATCGAGGGAGGACCAGTGCAACCGCCGTGGCGACTTTAGCAAACCCGCTGGGCGCTGCTCTCGGGCAATTGATCAACTCGGTTTGGGCGACTAAACCCAGTGAGGTTCCAGACATGGTTCTATGGATCTCGATCATG GCAACGGTTGCATCGCTTCCATCATTTTTCATCCCAGCgcaaccaccaacaccacccagCGCATCATCTGCCGCGGATAGAACACCTCTTCTCCCGGCCATCTCGCAAATGCTCCGGACGCTCGAATTTTGGCTTGTTCTAATCCCCTTCAGTGTCTATgtcggcttcttcaacagCGTATCCTCGCTCCTAAACCAAATCCTTTCCCCCTATGACTTCACCGAAACCGACGCGGGCATCGCAGGCGGGATCCTTATCGTCGTTGGGCTCATCTCCTCGGCCATCCTCTCCCCCATTACAGATCGCTACAAGCACTACCTCGGCCTGATCCGCACCCTCGTCCCAATCATCGCAATCTCCTACATCGCACTCATCTTCGCACCCCCAAGTCCCGCAGGCATTGCCCCGTCCTACGTCATAATGGCCATCCTAGGCGCGTCCTCCTTCGGCCTCCTCCCCGTCGCCCTGGAATACCTCGTCGAAATCACATACCCTTTCTCGCCAGAGATCGGGAGCACGATATGCTGGACTGCCGGCCAATTACTCGGCGCGGttttcatcctcgcccaggaTGCGCTCAAGGCTGGGCCTAGCGGTGACCCGCCGCTGAATATGCGTAATGCACTGATATTCTCTGCAGTGGTTGCTTCTGTGGCTGCGCCGTTCCCGATATGCATCGGGCTGTTTGGACGCGATGTTAGTAGACGGCGTTTGGATTTCGAAAGGGGGGTGAATTTGGATCatgcgcaggcgcaggcgggACATATTGAAAGTGTTCGtagcggtggtggtgataACGGAGTCGCAGATGCAGGCATTGAAACCAGGAAGTCGAGATTCGACCTCGGTGTGAAGCTTTCCTGGGGAAAGAACTGA
- a CDS encoding involucrin repeat protein (COG:S;~EggNog:ENOG410PIZN;~InterPro:IPR029191;~PFAM:PF15456) produces MNGLDFRSSQSSYGDPRHFSAASYGAPQPPPTKVLLDGYRDALGPHNAEKSPYDPMNSTSHPRRSVPLSANDPVAMYLLTETAMGDSINYEILSVEEVEGLKKELRVLSSRTNATKRKLTLELKLRDAAMSLSRLHNQGHGDYDSDGLGQNETDTNKTSEELAASSRKCEELSMEIWYSERKVQEIQKRLLEHTAGVLQLTHKGLKKNLKNGIPHTPESLSSNNTVDDFDDRSLYKSSDHVEGPGNYGARAAQPDGLAHDTIQETERKLESLSGRLRNMLLRSDPNSEHPQIPQTSSSDGPIDLSAIVDAHLQYIENGLGILGSKPKADMPNQDLDRVSEQQLVEMETQLITIMENPGLPRAQTLPPAPEESGADLAEHLTYLSVGINGLESRVDKLLEQKGILTTQIQQQRELNSKSDAERDAKITDLIEQLETVRKELETAEHQGQKSKEDYDSTMRELENVRRGLPESGNAQSSRGLHDSGNESHEYAEAEVTRLQNIIQEIQQEKNEHHEARVRVEGEVARLQGVVGQLQDSTESRESAEQQVSHMEETIHQIRHDADIRVKEATDMQAQADAEITRLEELREQLESQLREATESRSEAEEKSTRLQKELTDLEGEVVRAQTELTMVKAELDGAYGTRAQRAAEAAADPALFQELDELKARNFEMAEELAGLKAGKPGSGDAQTRVETLEKELRETVDDYEAMTKASIEFEKERERFEGMIDSLRDRCEQLETQLNEERISWMGSNNSASSMGRDGPYETTSTMVLKNEFKKMMRDTRAENMKILKAEQEERKKLEAILRDLKKEQANLSGKSSLSQTATAL; encoded by the exons ATGAACGGCCTCGATTTTCGGTCCAGCCAATCGTCCTATGGCGACCCAAGGCATTTCTCAGCCGCCTCATACGGCGCGCCTCAACCGCCGCCAACCAAGGTTCTCCTGGACGGCTATCGTGATGCCCTGGGGCCTCATAATGCCGAGAAGTCACCATATGATCCG ATGAACTCGACCTCGCATCCCCGCCGCTCCGTTCCACTTAGCGCCAATGATCCGGTCGCCATGTATCTACTTACCGAAACTGCCATGGGCGACAGCATTAATTACGAAATTTTgtcggtggaggaggttgaggggcTAAAGAAGGAGCTTCGAGTCTTGTCCAGCCGTACGAACGCTACGAAACGAAAATTGACGCTGGAATTAAAACTTCGCGACGCGGCCATGTCGCTAAGCAGACTACACAATCAAGGCCATGGCGATTACGATTCCGACGGGCTAGGACAGAATGAGACCGATACTAACAAAACGAGTGAGGAACTCGCCGCCAGCAGTCGAAAATGTGAGGAGCTGTCTATGGAAATATGGTACTCCGAACGCAAAGTACAAGAGATACAGAAGAGATTACTCGAACACACTGCTGGAGTTTTACAGTTAACACACAAaggcttgaagaagaatctGAAGAACGGCATTCCGCACACTCCGGAGagcctctccagcaacaacacGGTGGACGATTTCGATGATCGGAGCTTGTATAAATCTTCAGACCATGTGGAGGGGCCTGGTAACTATGGAGCACGAGCAGCACAACCTGATGGTTTGGCGCATGATACCATTCAGGAAACGGAAAGAAAACTAGAGTCCCTGAGTGGCCGATTACGAAATATGTTGCTGCGATCGGATCCGAACAGTGAACACCCTCAAATCCCACAAACGTCAAGTAGCGACGGTCCGATTGATCTCTCAGCGATAGTGGATGCTCATCTCCAATACATTGAGAATGGACTTGGTATTCTCGGCTCTAAGCCCAAAGCCGATATGCCCAACCAAGATCTGGATCGCGTCAGCGAACAGCAAttggtggagatggaaacACAGTTGATTACTATCATGGAAAACCCAGGGCTCCCTCGTGCTCAAACACTACCTCCGGCGCCCGAGGAATCGGGAGCAGATCTTGCCGAACACCTTACATATCTTAGTGTCGGGATTAACGGACTGGAGAGCAGAGTTGACAAGTTACTTGAGCAAAAGGGCATCCTGACAacccagatccagcagcagcgcgagCTCAATTCCAAGTCTGATGCAGAAAGGGACGCCAAAATCACCGACCTAATTGAACAATTAGAAACTGTCCGCAAGGAACTTGAAACTGCTGAGCATCAAGGCCAGAAATCAAAGGAGGACTACGACTCGACTATGAGAGAACTAGAAAATGTGCGACGAGGGTTACCAGAATCTGGGAACGCCCAAAGCAGCAGGGGACTCCACGATTCTGGGAATGAATCCCATGAATATGCGGAAGCCGAAGTCACTCGCCTTCAGAATATTATCCAGGAAATCCAACAAGAGAAAAATGAGCATCATGAAGCCCGGGTCCGTGTGGAGGGAGAAGTCGCTCGCTTACAGGGGGTGGTGGGCCAGCTTCAGGACTCAACAGAGTCGCGCGAGAGTGCTGAGCAACAAGTCTCGCACATGGAGGAGACAATTCACCAAATTCGTCATGATGCAGACATTCGAGTCAAGGAAGCAACCGATATGCAGGCACAAGCCGATGCGGAAATTACCCGACTGGAAGAGCTACGTGAGCAACTGGAGTCTCAACTGAGAGAGGCAACAGAATCACGCAGCGAGGCAGAAGAGAAATCGACCCGCCTGCAAAAAGAACTGACTGACCTAGAGGGTGAGGTCGTAAGGGCCCAAACAGAACTCACCATGGTCAAGGCGGAGCTTGATGGTGCCTATGGAACACGTGCGCAACgggctgctgaagctgccgcCGACCCTGCGCTTTTCCAGGAACTCGATGAATTGAAGGCCAGGAATTTCGAAATGGCCGAAGAGCTTGCTGGTCTCAAAGCCGGGAAGCCCGGAAGTGGCGACGCTCAAACTCGGGTTGAAACGCTCGAAAAGGAACTCCGCGAGACTGTTGATGATTACGAGGCCATGACCAAGGCAAGCATTGAGTTCGAGAAGGAGCGTGAAAGGTTCGAGGGCATGATCGATAGCCTTCGCGATCGTTGTGAGCAACTGGAGACTCAACTCAATGAGGAACGGATTAGCTGGATGGGCTCCAACAACAGTGCTTCATCCATGGGACGAGACGGTCCTTATGAGACAACATCCACAATGGTGCTGAAGAACGAAttcaagaagatgatgcgTGATACACGCGCTGAAAACATGAAGATACTTAAG GCTGAGCAAGAAGAACGCAAGAAACTGGAAGCCATATTACGGGATCTGAAAAAGGAGCAAGCGAACCTGAGCGGTAAATCGAGCCTCAGCCAAACAGCAACGGCATTATGA
- a CDS encoding cytochrome b-c1 complex subunit 6 family protein (COG:C;~EggNog:ENOG410PRZT;~InterPro:IPR003422,IPR023184,IPR036811;~PFAM:PF02320;~go_function: GO:0008121 - ubiquinol-cytochrome-c reductase activity [Evidence IEA];~go_process: GO:0006122 - mitochondrial electron transport, ubiquinol to cytochrome c [Evidence IEA]), which translates to MGFTDFFSDVMSSWGFPEAQAEAPAETTEESSAPEAESDVKTDETPSEESADTEDTPEESSEESSEEKGEDAEEEGEGEEEGEEEEEEEEEEEEEEEPEDVKPKLEEECANSAQCAPYKHHYDECVERVTSQQEDEDYKGPKEDCVEEFFHLVHCANACAAPKLWKALK; encoded by the exons ATGGGTTTCACCGACTTTTTCTCCGATGTGATGTCCTCCTGGGGCTTCCCCGAGGCCCAGGCTGAGGCTCCCGCCGAAACCACCGAGGAGTCCAGCGCCCCCGAGGCTGAGTCCGATGTGAAGACCGACGAAACCCCCAGCGAGGAATCCGCCGATACTGAGGACACCCCTGAGGAGAGCTCCGAGGAGAGCTCCGAGGAGAAGGGtgaagatgccgaggaagagggagagggagaagaagagggagaggaagaagaggaggaagaggaggaggaagaagaagaggaggagccCGAGGATGTCAAGCCTAAGTTGGAGGAGG AATGTGCCAACTCCGCTCAGTGTGCCCCCTACAAGCACCACTACGACGAGTGCGTCGAGCGCGTAACCTCGCAgcaggaggacgaggactaCAAGGGTCCTAAGGAGGACTGTGTCGAAGAAT TCTTCCACCTCGTCCACTGTGCCAACGCCTGCGCTGCTCCCAAGCTCTGGAAGGCCCTCAAATAA